One region of Triticum aestivum cultivar Chinese Spring chromosome 6B, IWGSC CS RefSeq v2.1, whole genome shotgun sequence genomic DNA includes:
- the LOC123137081 gene encoding WD repeat-containing protein LWD1 isoform X2, with product MGGGGAAGDGDGWADQDQGNGGSRGGGEAKRSEIYTYEAGWHIYGMNWSVRRDKKYRLAIASLLEQLVNRVEVVQLDESTDLLRIWRITDDDAAAPGAADSNNGSVRCNGVGGPAGQQPGVKLCCELNGNRNSDFCGPLTSFDWNDADPRRIGTSSIDTTCTIWDVEREVVDTQLIAHDKEVYDIAWGGAGVFASVSADGSVRVFDLRDKEHSTIIYESSSGGGSNSAATDGGAVSPTPLVRLGWNKQDPRYMATIIMDSPKVVVLDIRYPTLPVVELHRHHAPVNAMAWAPHSSCHICTAGDDSQALIWDLSSMGTGNNSGGNGNGNAAAAAAAEGGLDPILAYTAGAEVEQLQWSATQPDWVAIVFANKLQILRV from the exons ATGGGCGGTGGCGGCGCAGCCGGGGATGGCGATGGGTGGGCGGATCAGGACCAGGGCAACGGCGGGAGCCGCGGCGGGGGTGAGGCCAAGCGGTCGGAGATCTATACCTACGAGGCCGGGTGGCACATCTACGGTATGAACTGGAGCGTGCGGCGGGACAAGAAGTACCGACTCGCCATCGCAAGTCTTCTCGAGCAGCTCGTCAATCGCGTGGAGGTGGTCCAGCTCGACGAGTCCACAG ACCTCCTTCGCATATGGCGCATCACGGACGACGACGCCGCTGCCCCGGGCGCCGCCGACTCCAACAATGGTTCCGTCCGCTGCAACGGCGTGGGGGGCCCCGCTGGTCAGCAGCCGGGCGTCAAGCTGTGCTGCGAGCTCAACGGCAACCGCAACAGCGACTTCTGCGGCCCGCTCACCTCCTTTGACTGGAACGACGCCGACCCACGCCGCATCGGAACATCATCCATCGATACCACTTGCACCATCTGGGACGTTGAACGTGAGGTAGTCGACACCCAGCTCATAGCCCATGACAAGGAGGTCTATGACATAGCCTGGGGTGGCGCTGGTGTCTTTGCATCTGTTTCTGCGGATGGCTCGGTCCGCGTGTTTGATCTTCGGGATAAGGAGCATTCCACAATCATCTATGAGAGTAGTTCTGGCGGCGGCTCCAATTCTGCTGCTACGGATGGTGGGGCTGTGTCGCCGACACCATTGGTTAGGCTGGGGTGGAACAAGCAGGACCCAAGGTATATGGCAACAATCATCATGGATAGCCCCAAGGTGGTCGTGCTTGACATTCGCTACCCAACACTGCCTGTCGTTGAACTCCACCGCCATCATGCTCCTGTCAATGCAATGGCATGGGCGCCTCACTCTTCTTGCCACATTTGCACAGCTGGGGATGACTCGCAAGCACTAATATGGGACCTCTCCTCCATGGGCACGGGGAACAATAGCGGAGGCAATGGGAATGGCAATGctgcagcagctgcagcagcagaGGGTGGTCTTGACCCTATATTGGCTTACACTGCAGGGGCGGAGGTGGAGCAGCTGCAGTGGTCAGCTACCCAGCCTGACTGGGTTGCCATTGTGTTCGCCAATAAACTGCAGATTCTCAGGGTCTGA
- the LOC123137081 gene encoding WD repeat-containing protein LWD1 isoform X1 — translation MGGGGAAGDGDGWADQDQGNGGSRGGGEAKRSEIYTYEAGWHIYGMNWSVRRDKKYRLAIASLLEQLVNRVEVVQLDESTGDIAPVLSFDHPFPPTKSMFVPDPQGLRPDLLATSADLLRIWRITDDDAAAPGAADSNNGSVRCNGVGGPAGQQPGVKLCCELNGNRNSDFCGPLTSFDWNDADPRRIGTSSIDTTCTIWDVEREVVDTQLIAHDKEVYDIAWGGAGVFASVSADGSVRVFDLRDKEHSTIIYESSSGGGSNSAATDGGAVSPTPLVRLGWNKQDPRYMATIIMDSPKVVVLDIRYPTLPVVELHRHHAPVNAMAWAPHSSCHICTAGDDSQALIWDLSSMGTGNNSGGNGNGNAAAAAAAEGGLDPILAYTAGAEVEQLQWSATQPDWVAIVFANKLQILRV, via the coding sequence ATGGGCGGTGGCGGCGCAGCCGGGGATGGCGATGGGTGGGCGGATCAGGACCAGGGCAACGGCGGGAGCCGCGGCGGGGGTGAGGCCAAGCGGTCGGAGATCTATACCTACGAGGCCGGGTGGCACATCTACGGTATGAACTGGAGCGTGCGGCGGGACAAGAAGTACCGACTCGCCATCGCAAGTCTTCTCGAGCAGCTCGTCAATCGCGTGGAGGTGGTCCAGCTCGACGAGTCCACAGGTGACATCGCCCCCGTGCTCTCCTTCGACCACCCTTTCCCTCCCACCAAGTCCATGTTCGTTCCGGACCCCCAAGGCCTCCGCCCCGATCTGCTTGCCACCTCTGCAGACCTCCTTCGCATATGGCGCATCACGGACGACGACGCCGCTGCCCCGGGCGCCGCCGACTCCAACAATGGTTCCGTCCGCTGCAACGGCGTGGGGGGCCCCGCTGGTCAGCAGCCGGGCGTCAAGCTGTGCTGCGAGCTCAACGGCAACCGCAACAGCGACTTCTGCGGCCCGCTCACCTCCTTTGACTGGAACGACGCCGACCCACGCCGCATCGGAACATCATCCATCGATACCACTTGCACCATCTGGGACGTTGAACGTGAGGTAGTCGACACCCAGCTCATAGCCCATGACAAGGAGGTCTATGACATAGCCTGGGGTGGCGCTGGTGTCTTTGCATCTGTTTCTGCGGATGGCTCGGTCCGCGTGTTTGATCTTCGGGATAAGGAGCATTCCACAATCATCTATGAGAGTAGTTCTGGCGGCGGCTCCAATTCTGCTGCTACGGATGGTGGGGCTGTGTCGCCGACACCATTGGTTAGGCTGGGGTGGAACAAGCAGGACCCAAGGTATATGGCAACAATCATCATGGATAGCCCCAAGGTGGTCGTGCTTGACATTCGCTACCCAACACTGCCTGTCGTTGAACTCCACCGCCATCATGCTCCTGTCAATGCAATGGCATGGGCGCCTCACTCTTCTTGCCACATTTGCACAGCTGGGGATGACTCGCAAGCACTAATATGGGACCTCTCCTCCATGGGCACGGGGAACAATAGCGGAGGCAATGGGAATGGCAATGctgcagcagctgcagcagcagaGGGTGGTCTTGACCCTATATTGGCTTACACTGCAGGGGCGGAGGTGGAGCAGCTGCAGTGGTCAGCTACCCAGCCTGACTGGGTTGCCATTGTGTTCGCCAATAAACTGCAGATTCTCAGGGTCTGA